Genomic DNA from Salvia miltiorrhiza cultivar Shanhuang (shh) chromosome 1, IMPLAD_Smil_shh, whole genome shotgun sequence:
TCTTTCTAGACTGGCATTGGATCCAACATCTTGTTTCTTCTTAAAAGACCTTCAACAAAAACATTATACCTCACACCATCATCACACAAGCAACCCATTTGCATCACCAAATCCTATTTCTACCCTTGTTTTAAAAGTGCCCCAATAAGGACTGAGAATAATACCATTCTTTTCCATGGCATGCAACAAGGAAAATGCTTCGGCAATATAATGATGATGAGCATTTGCACGAGCCATCCAAACTTGCATCTTGTTAAATAGATTCAAGCCATCTTCACATCTGCATTCACAAAATATGAATTGATTCAAGTCAACTTCACATATGCATTCCCAAAATATGCATCTAGCATTGTATTACAAGAAACATCACACCACTCTCACCTGAGACAAGACTCTTTGCGAAATTAACATCAACGGCCACCATCTTCTAACTTATCATATCAACTAACACTCTTTACAATAATCCTCATCAGCCATCATCTTCTTCAACATATCATATcaactaaaaaaattacatgcCTTCAATCTCACTCCACCACCAACTTTTTAAAAATGTCTTCAGCCTCTTTctatttactaaaaataatctTTAACATGTTTTCAGCCTCGTTCCATCTACTAAAGATCATCTTTAACATGTTTTCAGCCTCGTTCCATCTACTAAAGATCATCTTTAACATGTCTTCAGCCTCGTTCCATCGACTAAAGATCATTTTCAAAATGTCTTCAGCCTCGTTCCATCGGCTAAAGATCATTTTCAAAATGTCTTGAGCCTCGTTCCTATCAGCTGAAAACCGTACAATCCATCAATGAAAGAGTCATCCATGAATGATCAAGCTCGTAAAATGCCCTTATCACCCATGATAGAAAACAATGAAAGGACATTCCATCCTTGCATAGACTATCCATGGACTATCAATCATTGCTCGAGAGTATGTTCAACTTTGCATACTCATCGATCAAACTAAGATAAATAACTTCATTTGGCTCACACAGTTCCTCAACCAACAACTTCTTCAACAATTTTCATGACTCCCAACAAAAGCCCATTGAATTTTACCACAGTAGAATCATCGAACCCACGCTTGCAAAAACTGCCTAAGATTGCAAACCCCAAATCAGCTATTTTCAGACGGCAAAAGCAATCAATCGCAACACTTGAGGCGTAGAGATCTACAGAAGCAGCTCGGTCAAACAGATGAAGATCAACAGAGTATTGCTTCATCTTTGACCaaacaactaaaaaaaattcGTGAAATCAATTACAAAGGGTGCGGCTTCATTCACACCTTCTTCctgaaataaaatcaaatctGGGATTGGTGAAAAAATGTCTAATCGAATGGGGTAATGTAGAGAATAAATGGATAAATTGAAAGAAATTCTTACCCAAATTATGGCGGCGCGATTCGACCTAATTCTTCGAATGACTATGCTGCGGCGTTGCTCACTCTCTAATATTTATACAAGCAGTCCACCAATTACTTTATGGcccatttaattttttgttaataaaaaattaaatcatatccataaaatatgatataaaaatactactccctccgtcccattaaagttggcaacatttctattttgggtgtcccactaaagttggccactttctaaaaatggcaaaaatttactttaattaagtcaacaattactcactaatttggtcaacaattgtaggccactttctaaaaatgccaaaattactttaattaagtcaacaattattcactaatttggtcaacaattgtaggccacactctattaaaacatataacactcaatttcttaatctccgtgccgaaacgaatgttgccaactttagcgggacggagggagtatcttttatgtattttatataaaagtaaatttcattttgtataaaaaaattgatgaactTACTTTAAATTGCTCTAACCAAGTGATAAAGCGACATTTGCTTTTGAAATGAGCTCTAACAAAGTTGATGTTAATGATGGACTTACTTTAATTGCTCCTATTTTCCTTGGTCAAAATTAAGTTTGATTtcataaatattataaaattttgaatgCTAAACTATAATGGTGTTTATTATATGTACATAGAATAAAATTTATGCAACATTGTTGTCACCTACAAACTagttaaatagaaaatattttaatttatttaatatattttttaaaataaaaaataagatttagttattttattgtattgtctacattgtagttattttttattttgaaaaatatattaaatgaatttttaaaaattctattCAACTAGTTTGTGAGTGGTCACGTCATTGTGGTTGTTTAGCATGACCTTATATGTATAACAACTCCAATAACTTCTAAGTTATTTTTGATCAAGTAATATATAGCTAGGGATGTAAAAAAAAACTTTATGACATAGCTTTCAATTAAATATAGTCATGTATGTTAAATGTATATTCAATTTTTATGAGTTATTTCttcatccacaaaaaaattgtcACATGTCACATTGTGGACGacatagatttttaaaaaatttgagtGAAATAAGGGTTCTACTTTAAATGTAAGCAGAGTCGTATGAACTCTACTTATAAATGTAAGTTGCAAATTTTTTGTAGACAAACCGAAAAGAAAATTGTCGCAATTTTATTgtgaacggatggagtattatgtaaatttatgtTGACATGACACTTAAGTTTTGTATTTAAAATGAGGCGAAGtgtcttaattaattaaaaaattacgacttattttttcttacatgaatataactataaacaaaaataacaaaaaaatacgaCTAAACTTAATATTTATATCGACCGAATTTTCGATAGTTATTCGGTAGCTAATATTGGGAACGACCATGCAAATAACAACCGATCAAATCGGTCATTAAAATGGTCGTTAACCATGTTGACAATCGTTTTTTCAATTGTAACCACCAAATTTTCGGTCATTAAAGCTGCATTTTCTGATAGAGATATACataacaaataaaatcataaacttATATATAGGCCCAACAGGTTAGTCCAAAACCGAATTGGTTAGGTCGAAATATTTTAGCTCGAAACTAAATAGATTGGCTCAAAATCGAATGAGTTGATCCGATTGACATTCCTGAATGTTCAGTCTCAATCACTACCTATGTAGTGGCTTCCAATTTCCCCCGactttaatattatatacaAAAGACCAATCCTTCAAACTATATTGGTTTTACACTTTCACCAAAATTTGtgaatgataaaatattttctctcttcttcttcttctcctctctttCATGGGCAGTTGGCTCTATGAGAAAACCACCTAAAAACAGCAGCCCTTGCTAACTAGGCTTGCAGCATCCTCATCcatccccctctctctctcacctaaAAAGACTCCATTGTAACCTCATCCTGTTTCAAGCAATGCCTCACCTACTTCCCAACCACATTCTCCCTTCTTCATGCTACTCTTAAGGCCATCAAGAGTCTCACATATCCTCATCGTCGACGAAGACAGCGTCGTGCCGCCCGAGAAGAAAACCTCCACCTTATCCTTCACCTCAATCCAACTGCATCCAGGCAGCTTCATCACTCCCTTCTGCCTCATCACACCCCTCAACTCCGCCGCCTTCTCCTTCAACCCCCCCTCGACGTACAAGTTGAGCAGCTGCACGTACCCCCGCCCGCTCTCCGGCTCCATCGCCATCAGCTTACGAGCAGCCGCCTCACCAAGCTCAACCTTCCCATGAACTCTGCACGCAGACAGCAAAGACAGCCAGACCCCTCTCTCGGCCGCAACGGCCATCTTCTCCACCAACTCCCAAGCCTCCTCCACGCGCCCACCGCGCCCCAAAAGGTCCACCACCGCCACATAATGCACCATCTTAGGCTCCACGCCGCTCCCTCTCATCGACCTAAACAGATCCAGACCTTCCTCCACGAGGCCGCGGTGGTTGCAggaggagatgagggagaggAACGTCACCTCATCGGGGCGTGTCCCCGAATCCCTCATCTCCTGCAGCAAACCAATGGCCCTACGGCACTCACCATGTGAGCCATAGCCACCGATCATGGAGTTCCACGCCACGGCGTCTCTCTTCTCCATGTTCTTGAACACCCCTTCTGCATAAGCTAAGCTCCCACACTTCACATACATATCAACCAACGTGTTCTCCACTTGAATCTCTCGAAATGGAAGGGATCTCACGAGGTAGCCGTGTATCGCCTTCCCCACAAGCAATGCCGCGAGCTCTGCAGCTGCAGCGAGAGCAAGGGTGGCTGTTATGGAGTCGGGGCAAAGGCCGTGTTCCAGAACTCGAGGTAGAAGGCTGATCGAGACGTTTGGGAGGGCGTTAAACGAGTAGCACGAGATTAAAGCATTCCACACCACCAAATTCTTCACCAACACACTGCAAAAAGCTTTCTTTGCCATATCAGGCTGTCTGGATTTCGAGTAGAACTCGATCAGAGCTCTACCTGTGCAAGAATACAAATCTAGCCCTTCCTTAATCGACATTCCATGAAGACAACAACCTAGTTTTTCATCGTCATATCCTAAACAAGCAACGATCGAGCTTGCAACAACACTAGCATCCGGCTTCACACCTTCAAAGATCATCCTTTTGTAAAAACACAAAACCTCCTCGAATTTCCTGTTCTCTAAACTCCCTGATATCATAGAGCCCCACGCTACGACATCCTTCTCCTTCATCTCTCCGAATACCTTATAGGACTCCTCGACACTCCCAAGCTTCGAGTACATTGTCAGCAGAGCACTCTGCAGAGCAAGACTCTGCTTCATAGGCCTCTTAATCAGGTCTCCATGTGTCATTGCTCCAAGATGGCGCGATCCAATCATACCACACGCTATTAGTACATTTGATATGGTGAAGGAATCGGGCTCTACTCGTTTGGATCGCATCTCAGTGTGAACATCCAAAGCATGATTAGCACAACCGCAGTTAACATAAGCTGAAATCATGCTATTCCATATCCcaacctttctctctcttactaaATGGTAAACACTCTCTGCATCTTCAACAACTCCACACTTGGAATAAAAGGTTAGTAGAGAAGTGCTAGCGTAGGGGTCGTGCTCGAACCCCGTCTTGACCAAATCACAGTGTACTTGACAGCCAAACTCCATAGCATTACCCTGTGAACAAGCTGTGAGAACACTTGTAAACGTTGTGGAACCGAGCTCAAGACCCTCGTTTTTCGCTAGCAAATATAACTGCAAGCTGTTCCTCCAAAGACCATTCTCACAGAAGCCACTGATCATTGCATTCCAAACTGCAATGCTGCAATTATCAAATTCCAACTTTTTAAACACATTCCACGCGTCCATCGGCCTACCATAGCTCGAGTAGAGATCAATCATCGCGGTAGCCACGAATGGATCGTGAAAAAACGTATTTCTGATAACAAAGCCATGAATTTCTCTCCCACATGATACACCTAAACAAGCATTGGAAGTCCCAAGAAGAATGCACAAAGTATAGCCATCGGGCTTGACATTCAACTCCAGCATACGTCGAACCTGTGCTACTCCCTCCTCAATAAGCCCATTCTTGAAATACCCATCAATGATAGAATTCCAAAGCGCGACGTCGTTAGTCAAAATCTCGCATTCAGGCAAATCGTCGAACAGGTGAACTGCGCTCCCGAGCGACCCACATTTTACATACATTTGTACGAGCGAAGTGACGATGTAAGGATCAAAAAGGAGGCCCAGCTTGATGATCGTGGATTGGAGAGCGCCGCCGAAGGTTGAATTTGAGAGGGAAGCGCATGACTTGAGCAGAGAAGGAAAGATGAATCTTGAAGTAGTATCATTTgggaagttgagatggttggaGTAAAATTCTAGGGCTTCTCGATAACTTCCCTGTTGAACTAAGGATTTGATTCTGGAGTTGGCTTGATGAGAGGAAGAGTGGGGTTTCCTGATGATCGTTGAAAAGGTCCGAGAGATAAAGACGCCATTTGAGCGCATATTTCATGCTCGTTTTCTTGCAATTCTTAAATACGTCGGAGACGATTTAAATTTCTGGGCTCCATGTAAAATGTAGCACTTATATATCGAATATAGATGTTACCTTCATCATCAACTAAATTTGCTAAGAATTGAAGGCTTTTGAGGAAGCTCGATTCTTGTCTATCAGATGTTTGATGAAATGTCTTACTGGTTGGTCTTTACAATTGACCTACCGTTATTCTCGAgctacttatttttattttatttttatactttttaaaaaaaaagtcaactcaattttattttctacttttttatattccctccgtccacaaaaaaatatattattaatttgctATTTTAGtctgtccataaaaaatatcataatctatttttagtaataatttgtaGATctatttctccactcactaacttGTTGATCCTTTTTCTACTcgctaacttaattaatttttttcaattttctgggtcattttctccactcactaaatTAACAACACAAGTTTTCTTGTGTCACCCTCCCGTTGACGGAGAGGGAGTTTTTTTTAGACttgaaactttaaaaaaaatcaataaaaccCATTAACGCATCTCGCCTTTTAAGTTTCAATATTAAGCGttaatttcatataaatattacttaattataagatttatttccttaaattcaACCAATAATTTTGGAAATTAAAGCTCAATTAGAACCTTTTTTTCCATCATGTACCCTCAAACTATTAAAATTGTGAGGAAATGAGACGGCTTAAATACAACTCGATCGAATACTACATCCACAAGCTTTGCATGTacgtaaatatatatttaaattttaatactcatggtatttctaaaaataaattttgctctgaaatatattttatattacatGATCAAATTCTTGTGTATGTTTTTAAATATGTGGTTAAAATTTCATGTCAAAGTATGTATAGCTTACACAAAATCTAGTTGTTTGAATGAGTAAAACCAACTTTAAAAACTAATATACCTATCGAAGAATGGCCGGAAAAGGTTCCAAACATTCTTCCACGTAATTCTCCAAGCCATTATTAGCAAAAATTTCCCTCTACCAATtgctatatatatttattccaaATTTAGGCTCTTCTTCCGATTCATCATCCATTCTCGCATTTTgtcacgagagagagagaggaatggGTGATAAGAAAGGGGGAGGTTGTTTGATTTTGGTATGTGTATTGGCGATGATTTTAGGGTGCAAAAGCGCGGGGCCGGGACCGGGGCGGAGCGGAGGGAGTTTAGTGCACTGCCTCGAGCATTGCATGCCGGTGTGTCTCGAGATCGACGCCGCCACCGAGACCGCCTGCACGCCCGCCTGCCACCAGTACTGCCGCCAAGTTCGTAATAATGTGCACCCTGGTTGGTTCCAATAATGGAACCaaccctttttttctttttttcttttttttttggagatatATGCAGCTGCTATTAGGCATTAGTTAGTTTATATAGTTTTATAGAATTTGGTCGAGGAGGCCTAGCCCAAACGGCATAGGTGAGACACCTaagattttctttttcaaaaggCTATTGATTCAAATCTCATCGATGAATACATAATTTCATGACATTCGTATTGACATTTGTACGTATTCCGACATCGTATATATTTTATTGGGCGAAGAGAGGGACAAACGCATGAGCAGCCACCTCTATTTAGGGAGATGTTTTTATGAGTGAAAAATacctaattaattttaaatctagCTCGTTCGAAACATCACATATAAAATTTCTCATCCAAACAACCTTCACTCCTTCTGTTGGAATATATTCGTTTTTTGTTTAAGCATTTTAATGTATTAATAGGTAAAAATATCCACTTTGCATGTTAAGtgttatatgaaaaaaaaaatgttcatttaaaaaaaaattaatgcgGCTAAATCGGCGATAAGAAAAAGTGACATATTATTAAAACACACTAAAACGTCTTTATGTATAACTAAATGTGAATTTGAAATTCAAGTATATAGGCTCCAGGTGCCATCGATGAA
This window encodes:
- the LOC131005743 gene encoding pentatricopeptide repeat-containing protein At2g40720, whose product is MRSNGVFISRTFSTIIRKPHSSSHQANSRIKSLVQQGSYREALEFYSNHLNFPNDTTSRFIFPSLLKSCASLSNSTFGGALQSTIIKLGLLFDPYIVTSLVQMYVKCGSLGSAVHLFDDLPECEILTNDVALWNSIIDGYFKNGLIEEGVAQVRRMLELNVKPDGYTLCILLGTSNACLGVSCGREIHGFVIRNTFFHDPFVATAMIDLYSSYGRPMDAWNVFKKLEFDNCSIAVWNAMISGFCENGLWRNSLQLYLLAKNEGLELGSTTFTSVLTACSQGNAMEFGCQVHCDLVKTGFEHDPYASTSLLTFYSKCGVVEDAESVYHLVRERKVGIWNSMISAYVNCGCANHALDVHTEMRSKRVEPDSFTISNVLIACGMIGSRHLGAMTHGDLIKRPMKQSLALQSALLTMYSKLGSVEESYKVFGEMKEKDVVAWGSMISGSLENRKFEEVLCFYKRMIFEGVKPDASVVASSIVACLGYDDEKLGCCLHGMSIKEGLDLYSCTGRALIEFYSKSRQPDMAKKAFCSVLVKNLVVWNALISCYSFNALPNVSISLLPRVLEHGLCPDSITATLALAAAAELAALLVGKAIHGYLVRSLPFREIQVENTLVDMYVKCGSLAYAEGVFKNMEKRDAVAWNSMIGGYGSHGECRRAIGLLQEMRDSGTRPDEVTFLSLISSCNHRGLVEEGLDLFRSMRGSGVEPKMVHYVAVVDLLGRGGRVEEAWELVEKMAVAAERGVWLSLLSACRVHGKVELGEAAARKLMAMEPESGRGYVQLLNLYVEGGLKEKAAELRGVMRQKGVMKLPGCSWIEVKDKVEVFFSGGTTLSSSTMRICETLDGLKSSMKKGECGWEVGEALLETG